A genomic window from Pseudonocardia broussonetiae includes:
- a CDS encoding DUF1772 domain-containing protein: protein MTTFALVAALVGVLSTAVIYGTDLFCALVVRPAAAGAADSSVADLLGRIHEFGDRRLPVPGVLSIVAAAAATATAGTGPARLAGAAALVALIAWLVIYLRISAPINKRLRAAAATRTVPADTAELQRRWDGVITPRAVLQTVALAGLLAVVVLL from the coding sequence ATGACCACGTTCGCGCTCGTCGCCGCACTCGTCGGCGTCCTCAGCACCGCCGTCATCTACGGCACCGACCTGTTCTGCGCGCTGGTCGTGCGGCCCGCCGCCGCCGGCGCGGCCGACTCCTCGGTGGCCGACCTGCTCGGCCGGATCCACGAGTTCGGCGACCGCCGGCTCCCGGTGCCCGGCGTGCTGTCCATCGTCGCCGCCGCGGCCGCCACCGCCACCGCGGGCACCGGCCCGGCGCGCCTCGCCGGTGCCGCGGCCCTCGTCGCCCTGATCGCCTGGCTCGTGATCTACCTGCGCATCAGCGCGCCGATCAACAAGCGGCTCCGCGCCGCGGCCGCCACCCGCACGGTGCCCGCCGACACCGCCGAGCTCCAGCGGCGCTGGGACGGCGTGATCACGCCCCGCGCCGTCCTCCAGACCGTCGCACTGGCCGGCCTCCTCGCGGTCGTCGTCCTGCTGTGA